In Actinoplanes sp. NBC_00393, a single genomic region encodes these proteins:
- a CDS encoding M50 family metallopeptidase encodes MLFWLGCAAFALTILISVSLHELGHMITGKRFGMKVTKYYVGFGPTIFSFKRGETEYGLKAIPLGGFCKIVGMTPQDDDVAPEDEHRAMWRFPVWKRTVVMAAGSITHFMLALVGAWAMAMTIGLPNTDIPQTTEAQRSAPAMIRVGDCIPTSLSDTSTECVPGVASAVEAPAKAAGLQTGDVITKVGATPVENYGQLTDAIRASAAGPTPFEYVREGQTATATVDLVRAERTPLDDPEGPVSQVAVAGVSWTTDQPAVITYSAIGAIPASGEFNWYLVENSLKAMARIPEKVPALWNSITGEERDPDTPISVVGASRIGGEAIEKGVPEVFWQVFISLNVFIGLFNLLPLLPVDGGHIAIAWFEAIRSRLYRLFRRPDPGRVDYYKLMPVTYAVILIGGAFTLLTVTADIINPITLFK; translated from the coding sequence ATGCTGTTCTGGCTTGGCTGCGCGGCGTTCGCGCTGACCATCCTGATCTCGGTGAGCCTGCACGAGCTGGGTCACATGATCACCGGCAAGCGGTTCGGCATGAAGGTGACGAAGTACTACGTCGGCTTCGGCCCGACCATCTTCTCCTTCAAGCGCGGCGAGACCGAGTACGGTCTCAAGGCCATCCCGCTCGGCGGCTTCTGCAAGATCGTCGGCATGACGCCGCAGGACGACGACGTGGCGCCGGAGGACGAGCACCGCGCGATGTGGCGCTTCCCGGTCTGGAAGCGGACCGTGGTGATGGCCGCGGGTTCCATCACCCACTTCATGCTCGCGCTGGTCGGCGCCTGGGCGATGGCGATGACCATCGGCCTGCCGAACACCGACATCCCGCAGACGACCGAGGCCCAGCGCTCCGCCCCGGCGATGATCCGGGTCGGCGACTGCATCCCGACCTCGCTCTCCGACACCAGCACCGAGTGCGTGCCCGGGGTGGCCAGCGCCGTCGAGGCGCCGGCCAAGGCGGCCGGCCTGCAGACCGGTGACGTGATCACCAAGGTCGGCGCCACCCCGGTGGAGAACTACGGGCAGCTGACCGACGCGATCCGCGCCTCGGCGGCCGGCCCCACCCCGTTCGAGTACGTGCGGGAGGGCCAGACCGCGACCGCCACGGTCGACCTGGTCCGGGCCGAGCGGACCCCGCTCGACGACCCGGAGGGCCCGGTCTCCCAGGTCGCCGTCGCCGGGGTGAGCTGGACCACCGACCAGCCGGCCGTGATCACCTACAGCGCCATCGGCGCGATCCCGGCGTCCGGCGAGTTCAACTGGTACCTGGTGGAGAACTCGCTGAAGGCGATGGCCCGGATCCCGGAGAAGGTCCCCGCCCTGTGGAACTCGATCACCGGCGAGGAGCGCGACCCGGACACCCCGATCAGCGTCGTCGGCGCCAGCCGGATCGGTGGCGAGGCGATCGAGAAGGGCGTGCCCGAGGTCTTCTGGCAGGTCTTCATCTCGCTGAACGTGTTCATCGGCCTGTTCAACCTGCTGCCGCTGCTGCCGGTGGACGGCGGGCACATCGCGATCGCCTGGTTCGAAGCGATCCGGTCCCGGCTCTACCGGCTGTTCCGCCGACCGGATCCCGGCCGGGTGGACTACTACAAACTGATGCCTGTGACCTATGCGGTCATCCTGATCGGTGGCGCTTTCACCCTGTTGACGGTGACCGCCGACATCATCAACCCGATTACTCTTTTCAAGTGA
- a CDS encoding YhjD/YihY/BrkB family envelope integrity protein: MRSRIAALFRPLRGRDVALHAAAITFYGGIAVVPVALLAIWLTGLVAGASRVRELTGRTISALPDAIGAPAALSALIDAGLELTPMLALASLLPATLYGEGLRRAFVSLREPGESLVGWRGRLLWLPLLAAAPALMLALFLALPTTSTLWLRGGWWSVLGVILSFLAAWLVLTPVVIWVFRYLAPGHPPWLETILIGSFTAANLSGFLHGFVLFCSLPLDLGVPFGGFTEIGGMVAVGLWLYLFHVVLLAGFAVTHSVKVHLPDDSARPAIRTAG, encoded by the coding sequence GTGCGATCGAGAATCGCGGCCCTTTTCCGGCCGCTGCGTGGGCGGGACGTCGCGCTGCACGCGGCCGCCATCACCTTCTACGGCGGGATCGCGGTGGTGCCGGTGGCGCTGCTGGCGATCTGGCTCACCGGGCTGGTCGCGGGCGCGTCACGCGTACGCGAACTGACCGGCCGGACCATCTCCGCGCTGCCGGACGCCATCGGCGCACCGGCCGCGCTCAGCGCACTGATCGACGCCGGCCTGGAACTGACCCCGATGCTCGCGCTCGCCAGCCTGCTCCCGGCCACCCTGTACGGCGAGGGTCTGCGCCGCGCCTTCGTCTCCCTGCGCGAGCCGGGCGAGTCCCTGGTCGGCTGGCGCGGCCGGCTGCTCTGGCTGCCGCTGCTGGCCGCCGCGCCCGCGCTGATGCTGGCGCTCTTCCTGGCTCTGCCCACCACCAGCACGCTCTGGCTGCGCGGCGGCTGGTGGTCGGTGCTCGGCGTGATCCTCTCCTTCCTGGCCGCCTGGCTGGTGCTCACCCCGGTGGTGATCTGGGTGTTCCGGTACCTCGCGCCGGGCCACCCGCCGTGGCTGGAGACGATCCTGATCGGCTCGTTCACCGCCGCGAACCTCTCCGGCTTCCTGCACGGTTTCGTGCTCTTCTGCTCGCTGCCGCTCGATCTCGGCGTGCCGTTCGGCGGCTTCACGGAGATCGGCGGGATGGTCGCGGTCGGTCTCTGGCTGTACCTGTTCCACGTGGTGCTGCTGGCCGGATTCGCCGTCACGCACTCCGTCAAGGTGCATTTACCGGACGATTCGGCGAGGCCGGCCATCCGAACCGCGGGGTAG
- the dxr gene encoding 1-deoxy-D-xylulose-5-phosphate reductoisomerase produces the protein MRDLVLLGSTGSIGTQAIDIVRRNPDRFRVVALGAGGGNVELLATQALELNVEVVGVARSSAVQDLQLAFYAEAQKRGYASGDFKIPKIVAGPDAMTELAAHPCDVVLNGVVGSLGLAPTLAALENGRILALANKESLVAGGPLVRRIAKEGQIVPVDSEHSALAQCLRGGSAAEVRRLILTASGGAFRGRRRDELANVTPEEALKHPTWDMGPVVTINSATMVNKALEVIEAHELFGVSYDDIEVMVHPQSVLHSLVEFTDGSTLAQASPPDMRLPIALALAWPDRVPQAAAAVDWTLAHNWELRPLDNEAFPAVELAKEAGRIGRCRPAIFNAANEECVAAFVSGRLPFLGIVDTLERVLGSAPDFAEPGTVEDVLAAEAWARAQAQQTIVTLAEGA, from the coding sequence ATGCGTGACCTAGTCCTGCTCGGCTCCACCGGATCCATCGGCACCCAGGCCATCGACATCGTCCGGCGCAACCCGGACCGGTTCCGGGTGGTCGCCCTCGGCGCCGGCGGCGGCAACGTCGAACTGCTCGCCACCCAGGCCCTGGAGCTGAACGTCGAGGTGGTCGGCGTCGCCCGGTCCTCGGCCGTGCAGGACCTGCAGCTCGCCTTCTACGCCGAGGCGCAGAAGCGCGGGTACGCCTCCGGCGACTTCAAGATCCCGAAGATCGTGGCCGGCCCGGACGCGATGACCGAACTGGCCGCCCATCCCTGTGACGTGGTGCTGAACGGCGTGGTCGGCAGCCTCGGCCTGGCGCCCACCCTGGCCGCGCTGGAGAACGGCCGGATCCTCGCCCTGGCGAACAAGGAGTCTCTGGTCGCGGGCGGTCCGCTGGTTCGCCGGATCGCCAAGGAGGGACAGATCGTCCCGGTCGACTCCGAGCACTCCGCGCTGGCCCAGTGCCTGCGGGGCGGCTCGGCGGCCGAGGTGCGCCGGCTGATTCTCACCGCGAGCGGTGGCGCCTTCCGTGGCCGCCGCCGGGACGAGTTGGCGAACGTCACACCGGAGGAGGCGCTCAAGCATCCGACGTGGGACATGGGCCCGGTCGTCACGATCAACTCGGCGACGATGGTGAACAAGGCGCTCGAGGTGATCGAGGCGCACGAGCTGTTCGGCGTGAGCTACGACGACATCGAGGTGATGGTGCACCCGCAGTCGGTGCTGCACTCGCTGGTCGAGTTCACCGACGGCTCCACGCTGGCCCAGGCCAGCCCGCCGGACATGCGGCTACCGATCGCCCTGGCCCTGGCCTGGCCGGACCGGGTGCCGCAGGCCGCCGCCGCGGTGGACTGGACGCTCGCGCACAACTGGGAGCTACGTCCGCTGGACAACGAGGCGTTCCCGGCGGTCGAGCTGGCCAAGGAGGCGGGTCGCATCGGGCGCTGCCGGCCGGCCATCTTCAACGCCGCCAACGAAGAGTGTGTGGCCGCGTTCGTCTCCGGTCGGCTACCGTTTCTGGGCATCGTCGACACCCTCGAGCGGGTGCTGGGGTCAGCCCCGGATTTCGCGGAGCCGGGTACCGTCGAGGACGTGCTTGCTGCGGAGGCATGGGCCCGTGCCCAGGCGCAGCAGACGATCGTGACATTGGCTGAAGGAGCCTGA
- a CDS encoding phytoene desaturase family protein, with product MTPIPDRADVVIIGAGHNGLVSAILLARAGLDVVVLEAAGVLGGATRTEHPFGKVPGLGQSTGSYLLGLMPPELLRTLDVDIPALRRDPHYFLPTPGPAGSPYLLFGSDRAATRAQLESFFSVRDAQADEALAVEIGALRADLAPAWLEEPGSVEEIADRHIRPQLQSTFLDLVRGNVADYLGRFGFKSELLVSMYAVTDGLSGLNAGPDDPGTGHNFLVHNMCRLPKADGTWLIAEGGMGTVSRVFAGTARAAGAKIFTDAAVSAVTVDGGAASGVVLTDGRSISARVVLGSCDPYRLMDLVPDGALPSELTSRMAAVRRTGTTLKVNLALRDLPTFSCLPAGAASPFGSTIHLLPGASDSPMAALREMWADVQAGRLPAEPTIEWYLHTTVDPSLRDEAGHHSAALFVQSVPYEIAGSSWDAELPGYVERLLAICDRYAPGTSDLVADMMPLTPPGIEEHFGITGGHIHHVDNTVAFDQRMPYFTGLDGLYAGSAGAHPAGSVIGAAGHNVARRILKDLGR from the coding sequence ATGACCCCCATTCCCGATCGCGCCGACGTGGTGATCATCGGTGCCGGCCACAACGGTCTGGTCTCCGCGATCCTGCTCGCCCGCGCCGGGCTCGACGTCGTCGTACTCGAGGCCGCAGGCGTGCTGGGCGGTGCCACCCGTACCGAACACCCCTTCGGAAAGGTGCCCGGGCTCGGCCAGTCCACCGGCTCCTACCTGCTCGGGCTGATGCCACCCGAGCTGCTGCGGACGCTCGACGTCGACATCCCGGCACTGCGCCGGGATCCGCACTACTTCCTGCCGACACCGGGTCCGGCCGGCTCGCCGTACCTGCTGTTCGGCAGCGACCGCGCGGCCACCCGCGCGCAGCTGGAGAGCTTCTTCTCGGTCCGTGATGCGCAGGCCGACGAGGCGCTCGCCGTCGAGATCGGCGCGCTGCGCGCCGATCTCGCGCCGGCCTGGCTCGAGGAGCCGGGCTCGGTGGAGGAGATCGCCGACCGGCACATCCGGCCCCAGCTCCAGAGCACATTCCTTGATCTTGTACGCGGAAACGTGGCCGATTATCTGGGCCGGTTCGGGTTCAAGAGTGAGCTGCTCGTGAGCATGTACGCGGTGACCGACGGCCTGTCCGGGCTAAACGCCGGCCCCGACGACCCCGGAACCGGGCACAACTTCCTGGTGCACAACATGTGCCGGCTCCCGAAGGCGGACGGGACCTGGCTGATCGCCGAGGGCGGCATGGGCACGGTCTCCCGGGTCTTCGCCGGCACGGCCCGCGCGGCCGGCGCCAAGATCTTCACGGATGCCGCGGTCAGCGCCGTCACCGTGGACGGCGGGGCGGCCAGTGGCGTGGTGCTCACCGACGGGCGCTCGATCTCGGCCCGGGTGGTCCTCGGCAGCTGCGACCCGTACCGGCTGATGGACCTGGTCCCGGACGGTGCGCTGCCGTCCGAGCTCACGTCACGGATGGCTGCGGTCCGGCGCACGGGCACCACGTTGAAGGTGAACCTGGCGCTGCGTGATCTGCCGACGTTCTCCTGTCTGCCGGCCGGTGCCGCGTCGCCGTTCGGCTCGACCATCCACCTGTTGCCCGGCGCCTCCGACTCACCGATGGCCGCGCTGCGGGAGATGTGGGCGGACGTCCAGGCCGGCCGGCTGCCCGCCGAGCCGACCATCGAGTGGTATTTGCACACCACGGTCGACCCGTCGCTGCGGGACGAGGCCGGTCACCACTCGGCGGCGCTGTTCGTGCAGTCGGTGCCGTACGAGATCGCCGGCTCGTCCTGGGACGCCGAGCTGCCCGGTTACGTGGAGCGGCTGCTGGCGATCTGCGACCGGTACGCACCGGGCACGTCCGACCTGGTGGCGGACATGATGCCGCTCACCCCGCCGGGGATCGAGGAGCACTTCGGGATCACCGGCGGGCACATCCACCACGTCGACAACACGGTCGCCTTCGACCAGCGGATGCCGTACTTCACCGGGCTCGACGGGCTGTACGCGGGCTCGGCCGGCGCGCACCCGGCCGGCAGCGTGATCGGCGCCGCGGGTCACAACGTGGCTCGCCGCATCCTGAAGGACCTGGGCCGGTAA